From Nocardioides sp. HDW12B, the proteins below share one genomic window:
- a CDS encoding ferredoxin reductase — translation MTTTAPTPATGTRHRGTRLGDRLVRFAEAATTPLLPADYLDLVHPLRSGADLRGRIEEVQAETADAATIVIRPGADWAGHVPGQYVRIGIDVDGVRQWRAYSLTHGPRRDGRISVTVKAVPDGKVSNHLVHHARPGTLVHLEQAAGEFVLPTEGGKLLFLTAGSGITPVIGMLRNLFPVSDEGAVRLERSERYDITVVHVAPTEPDSIFLDNLRELDAAGLIRLVARYDDEHGVLDVDDLGTLVPDLAERTTLACGPGGLLEALEAHHTERGLTLLTEQFRLTTLVTGEGGTVSFTENGTSFEAEGDKPILEQAEEAGVLMPSGCRMGVCFGCVLPLREGVVRDLRSGDITSAVEGDGVVIQTCINAAAGPCRIDH, via the coding sequence ATGACGACGACAGCTCCGACGCCCGCCACGGGCACACGGCACCGAGGTACCCGCCTCGGTGACCGCCTCGTGCGCTTCGCCGAGGCCGCGACCACGCCCCTGCTGCCCGCCGACTACCTCGACCTGGTCCACCCGCTGCGCTCCGGCGCCGACCTGCGGGGGCGCATCGAGGAGGTCCAGGCCGAGACCGCCGACGCCGCCACGATCGTGATCCGCCCCGGAGCCGACTGGGCCGGCCACGTCCCCGGCCAGTACGTCCGCATCGGCATCGACGTCGACGGGGTCCGCCAGTGGCGCGCCTACTCGCTGACCCACGGCCCGCGTCGCGACGGCCGCATCTCCGTCACCGTCAAGGCCGTGCCCGACGGCAAGGTCAGCAACCACCTCGTGCACCACGCGCGGCCCGGCACGCTCGTGCACCTCGAGCAGGCCGCCGGCGAGTTCGTGCTCCCGACCGAGGGCGGCAAGCTGCTCTTCCTCACCGCCGGCTCCGGAATCACCCCGGTGATCGGGATGCTGCGCAACCTCTTCCCGGTGAGCGACGAGGGCGCCGTACGTCTCGAGCGGAGCGAGCGCTACGACATCACCGTCGTGCACGTCGCGCCCACCGAGCCCGACTCGATCTTCCTCGACAACCTGCGCGAGCTCGACGCGGCCGGCCTCATCCGCCTGGTCGCGCGCTACGACGACGAGCACGGCGTCCTGGACGTCGACGACCTCGGCACCCTCGTCCCCGACCTCGCCGAGCGCACGACGCTGGCCTGCGGGCCCGGCGGGCTCCTGGAGGCGCTCGAGGCGCACCACACCGAGCGCGGCCTGACGCTGCTCACCGAGCAGTTCCGCCTCACCACCCTCGTCACCGGCGAGGGCGGCACCGTCAGCTTCACCGAGAACGGCACGTCCTTCGAGGCAGAAGGCGACAAGCCGATCCTCGAGCAGGCCGAGGAGGCCGGCGTGCTGATGCCGAGCGGGTGCCGCATGGGCGTCTGCTTCGGCTGCGTGCTCCCGCTGCGCGAGGGCGTCGTCCGCGACCTGCGCAGCGGCGACATCACCAGCGCCGTCGAGGGAGACGGCGTCGTGATCCAGACCTGCATCAACGCTGCGGCCGGCCCCTGCCGCATCGACCACTGA
- a CDS encoding acyl-CoA desaturase, with product MTTIQKKTDNPIAHLSDADIEQIGKELDAIRAEVIADRGESDAAYIRKVIDVQRKLELGSRAVLLGSIFPPLWIAGTVGLSVAKILDNMEIGHNIMHGQWDWMRDPKIHSTTWEWDNVSPSEQWKHSHNELHHTYTNVIGKDNDLGYGIMRVDEEQRWVPFYLLQPVWNFINACFFEYGIAAYDLELGKNLKKGRWKKPEFKARAKQVGGKIRRQFTKDYLVHPLLSGPSAPTTLAANFTANLVRNLWTHSVIMCGHFPEGVETFERRSIIGETKGEWYVRQMLGAANISGSRAMHVMSGNLSYQIEHHLFPDLPSNRYQEIAPKVKDIFDRYELTYVTGPLPKQVASAWAKIIRLSLPNDFATKTPVLAPVVSLVTRSDRKAAA from the coding sequence ATGACCACGATCCAGAAGAAGACCGACAACCCCATCGCCCACCTGAGCGACGCCGACATCGAGCAGATCGGCAAGGAGCTCGACGCCATCCGCGCCGAGGTCATCGCTGACCGCGGCGAGTCCGACGCGGCCTACATCCGCAAGGTGATCGACGTCCAGCGCAAGCTCGAGCTCGGCTCGCGCGCGGTGCTGCTCGGCTCGATCTTCCCGCCGCTGTGGATCGCCGGCACCGTCGGCCTGAGCGTGGCCAAGATCCTCGACAACATGGAGATCGGCCACAACATCATGCACGGCCAGTGGGACTGGATGCGCGACCCGAAGATCCACTCGACCACGTGGGAGTGGGACAACGTCTCCCCGTCGGAGCAGTGGAAGCACTCGCACAACGAGCTGCACCACACCTACACGAACGTCATCGGCAAGGACAACGACCTCGGCTACGGCATCATGCGCGTCGACGAGGAGCAGCGCTGGGTGCCGTTCTACCTGCTCCAGCCGGTGTGGAACTTCATCAACGCCTGCTTCTTCGAGTACGGCATCGCGGCCTACGACCTCGAGCTCGGCAAGAACCTCAAGAAGGGGCGCTGGAAGAAGCCGGAGTTCAAGGCCCGCGCCAAGCAGGTCGGCGGCAAGATCCGTCGCCAGTTCACCAAGGACTACCTGGTGCACCCGCTGCTGTCCGGTCCCTCGGCCCCGACCACGCTCGCGGCGAACTTCACCGCCAACCTGGTCCGCAACCTGTGGACCCACTCGGTCATCATGTGCGGCCACTTCCCCGAGGGTGTCGAGACCTTCGAGCGCCGCTCGATCATCGGCGAGACCAAGGGCGAGTGGTACGTGCGCCAGATGCTCGGCGCCGCCAACATCTCCGGCTCCCGGGCGATGCACGTGATGTCGGGCAACCTGTCCTACCAGATCGAGCACCACCTGTTCCCCGACCTCCCGAGCAACCGGTACCAGGAGATCGCGCCCAAGGTGAAGGACATCTTCGACCGCTACGAGCTGACCTACGTCACGGGCCCGCTGCCCAAGCAGGTCGCCTCCGCGTGGGCCAAGATCATCCGGCTGTCGCTGCCGAACGACTTCGCCACCAAGACCCCGGTCCTCGCGCCGGTCGTCTCGCTGGTGACGCGCTCGGACCGCAAGGCCGCCGCCTGA
- a CDS encoding PucR family transcriptional regulator, whose translation MPPTPPAREAPVTLSLDPAVLVAMRAELPRVAQQVVDAIRAEVPSYADPFSGEMGRTIENAVKLALGGFLDLAADDPDAGPAATVEQVSEAAYGLGRGEARSGRSMEALLSAYRVGARVSWRDLSGAGVDAGLSAGTLARFAELVFAYIDQLSAASAAGHTDELATAGRVRQRYLERLTQAILRGSSADALEAAADRADWAPPRLLTAVVLPDRLARGVLGQLDTDTLQPTEQVPGLEEHPDLTVLLVPSTSGKARATLLRRLQGRRAVVGPARPWLAAVESYERALRTVSLGLVPDEDPAAEPLDTEQHLPQIVLRADPSALDDLRRQVLAPLADLKPAAAEKLRETLRSWLLHQGRRDAVAADLFVHPQTVRYRMQQLRELYGERLEDPDWVVGLTLALA comes from the coding sequence ATGCCCCCCACACCCCCCGCTCGCGAGGCGCCGGTCACGTTGAGCCTCGACCCGGCCGTCCTCGTGGCGATGCGCGCCGAGCTGCCCCGGGTCGCCCAGCAGGTCGTGGACGCCATCCGGGCGGAGGTCCCCAGCTACGCCGACCCGTTCTCGGGCGAGATGGGCCGCACCATCGAGAACGCCGTGAAGCTGGCCCTGGGCGGCTTCCTGGACCTCGCCGCCGACGACCCCGACGCCGGTCCCGCGGCCACCGTCGAGCAGGTGTCGGAGGCGGCGTACGGCCTGGGACGGGGCGAGGCCCGCAGCGGGCGCAGCATGGAGGCGCTGCTCAGCGCCTACCGCGTGGGCGCCCGCGTCTCCTGGCGCGACCTGAGCGGCGCCGGCGTGGACGCGGGCCTGTCCGCGGGCACGCTGGCCCGCTTCGCCGAGCTGGTGTTCGCCTACATCGACCAGCTCTCGGCCGCGAGCGCGGCCGGCCACACCGACGAGCTCGCCACCGCGGGGCGGGTGCGCCAGCGCTACCTCGAGCGGCTGACCCAGGCGATCCTGCGCGGCAGCAGCGCGGACGCCCTCGAGGCCGCGGCCGACCGGGCCGACTGGGCCCCGCCCCGCCTGCTGACCGCGGTGGTGCTGCCCGACCGGCTGGCCCGCGGCGTGCTGGGCCAGCTCGACACCGACACGCTGCAGCCCACCGAGCAGGTGCCCGGGCTGGAGGAGCACCCGGACCTGACCGTGCTGCTCGTGCCGAGCACCAGCGGCAAGGCCCGCGCCACCCTGCTGCGGAGGCTCCAGGGCCGGCGCGCCGTCGTCGGCCCCGCCCGGCCCTGGTTGGCGGCGGTCGAGTCCTACGAGCGCGCGCTGCGCACGGTGTCGCTGGGGCTCGTCCCCGACGAGGACCCGGCCGCGGAGCCCCTGGACACCGAGCAGCACCTTCCCCAGATCGTCCTGCGGGCCGACCCGTCGGCGCTGGACGACCTGCGGCGCCAGGTGCTCGCACCCCTGGCCGACCTCAAGCCGGCGGCGGCCGAGAAGCTGCGCGAGACGTTGCGCTCGTGGCTGCTGCACCAGGGTCGACGCGACGCCGTCGCCGCCGACCTCTTCGTGCACCCGCAGACCGTGCGCTACCGGATGCAGCAGCTGCGCGAGCTGTACGGCGAGCGCCTCGAGGACCCCGACTGGGTGGTGGGGCTGACCCTCGCGCTGGCGTGA